The following are encoded together in the Gordonia insulae genome:
- the recD gene encoding exodeoxyribonuclease V subunit alpha codes for MTAPRSHERPDVGADAPPRPAFDARAVSGEDGALGVLNSRGLLDAADLHVTRRLVGLGGEPVEEAAQIGAALAVRAIRFGSTCLAVARVSELAGDDPAIAAAIPHPEELERALTASVLVRGGRAGPLRPLVLAASDDGPLLYLRKYFRQEELIRSVLAERVSTRPDVDVAAVGAAVDDVFGRRPPGEVDLQRVAAQMAAISWTVVVAGGPGTGKTYTVARILAVLDRLAGGSARIGLCAPTGRAAAQLQAAVSADDAAPSSVRAVTVHSLLGWRPGATPRYGRGNRLPYDVVVVDETSMLSMTAMSKLLDAVRPDTRVILVGDPHQLASVEAGAVLADLVDRDDPAVPAALPAGVLDESVMSVIDDRERIERGVVTLRRGHRFGGGIATVAEAINRGDAQAVVELVSDPALTEVTLVRADDLDGVRADVAAWGAALRAAATASDASAALDALDQHRVLCAHREGAWGVEGWSRRVVEWLAEQPDQHLVVDPSTRYPGQPLLVTANDRQTETFNGDSGVVIRAAGDAGDGDGAGGGIGDDGLEVVFRRGSRIRRLHPTRLADVIALYAMTIHRSQGSQFEGVTVVLPPEGSELLTRELLYTAVTRAQRRVRIIGSPEVLAAAVTRRVQRASGLRAPIRVIDSDGT; via the coding sequence ATGACCGCACCGCGCTCGCACGAACGCCCCGACGTGGGCGCGGATGCACCGCCGCGTCCCGCGTTCGACGCCCGGGCGGTATCCGGCGAGGACGGGGCGCTGGGCGTGCTCAACTCCCGCGGCCTCCTCGACGCCGCCGACCTGCACGTGACCCGCAGGCTGGTCGGACTCGGCGGAGAGCCGGTCGAGGAGGCGGCCCAGATCGGCGCAGCGCTGGCGGTGCGCGCCATCCGGTTCGGCTCCACCTGCCTGGCCGTCGCCCGAGTGTCCGAGTTGGCCGGCGATGACCCCGCGATCGCCGCCGCCATTCCGCACCCGGAGGAACTCGAACGCGCGCTGACCGCAAGCGTCCTGGTCCGCGGCGGACGGGCCGGTCCGCTGCGTCCACTCGTGCTCGCCGCGTCCGATGACGGGCCGTTGCTCTACCTGCGCAAGTACTTCCGCCAGGAGGAGCTGATCCGATCGGTGCTGGCGGAACGGGTCTCGACGCGCCCGGATGTCGATGTGGCTGCCGTCGGCGCCGCGGTCGATGATGTGTTCGGCAGACGTCCGCCCGGCGAGGTCGACCTGCAACGCGTGGCCGCACAGATGGCCGCGATCAGCTGGACGGTCGTCGTCGCAGGTGGCCCGGGAACCGGCAAGACCTATACGGTCGCACGCATCCTGGCCGTCCTCGACCGCCTCGCCGGCGGGTCCGCACGTATCGGGTTGTGCGCTCCGACCGGTCGCGCCGCGGCGCAATTGCAGGCGGCCGTCTCCGCTGACGACGCTGCACCGAGCTCGGTGCGGGCCGTCACGGTCCATTCGCTGTTGGGGTGGCGTCCCGGTGCCACGCCCAGGTACGGCCGGGGCAACAGACTGCCCTACGACGTGGTCGTGGTGGACGAGACGTCGATGTTGTCGATGACAGCGATGAGCAAGTTGCTCGACGCGGTCCGTCCCGACACGCGGGTGATCCTGGTGGGGGACCCGCATCAGTTGGCGTCCGTCGAGGCCGGTGCCGTACTGGCCGATCTCGTCGACCGCGACGACCCGGCCGTTCCCGCCGCGTTGCCGGCGGGCGTGCTCGATGAGTCGGTCATGTCGGTGATCGACGACCGCGAGCGGATCGAGCGTGGGGTGGTCACCTTGCGCCGCGGGCATCGCTTCGGTGGCGGTATCGCCACGGTGGCCGAGGCGATCAACCGTGGCGACGCGCAGGCAGTCGTCGAGCTGGTGTCCGATCCGGCGCTCACCGAGGTCACCCTGGTGCGGGCCGACGACCTCGACGGTGTGCGCGCAGACGTCGCGGCCTGGGGCGCGGCCCTGCGGGCGGCCGCAACCGCTTCGGACGCCTCCGCCGCCCTCGATGCGCTCGATCAGCACCGGGTCCTGTGCGCCCACCGGGAGGGCGCCTGGGGGGTGGAGGGGTGGTCGCGGCGCGTTGTCGAATGGCTCGCCGAGCAGCCGGATCAGCACCTCGTCGTCGACCCGTCCACCCGCTATCCGGGGCAGCCGCTCCTGGTGACCGCCAACGACCGACAGACCGAGACGTTCAACGGGGACAGCGGCGTCGTCATCCGTGCTGCAGGCGATGCCGGGGACGGTGACGGGGCCGGGGGCGGGATCGGCGACGATGGGCTCGAGGTCGTCTTCCGCCGAGGCTCTCGGATCCGACGCCTGCACCCGACCCGGCTCGCCGACGTCATCGCGCTGTACGCGATGACCATTCACCGGAGTCAGGGCAGCCAATTCGAGGGTGTCACCGTGGTGTTGCCGCCCGAGGGTTCTGAGCTGCTCACCCGTGAACTCCTCTACACCGCCGTCACCCGCGCTCAGCGGCGCGTGCGCATCATCGGGTCGCCGGAGGTGCTGGCCGCCGCGGTGACGCGACGCGTGCAGCGCGCCAGTGGACTGCGCGCCCCCATCCGCGTCATCGACTCCGACGGCACGTGA
- a CDS encoding UvrD-helicase domain-containing protein, with translation MTATPTPFDVTAPLPAGTTVLEASAGTGKTFAIVGLGARFIAEGVPIDKLLLVTFSRAATAELRERMRDRVAELVAALSDPAACGAHPDPLVRYLADGVPADVALRRERLARALSDFDASTIATTHTFCNRMLDALGFLGERELVHEIVEDVDDLVDEAALDLYIRGYAGSDAPDIAPADATAIARDAVRQPAAALAPSSADLGGSTGATATVAIRRARFAARIREIIEDRKRLSRLRTYDDLQMILFRIVTDPVVGEAACARIRASFEAVLVDEFQDTDPQQWEIVRRCFHQHRTLVLVGDPKQSIYGFRGAEVLAYLQAVTSADALRALDVNRRSDGALVDALGRLYGGAELGHPQILVHDVTAARAGSRIRGVPPVRLRAFPRAAFPVTGASGFASVGDVRDRVIADVAADIAGLLASNTTIEVDGVTRPVEPGDVAVLVTLNKTVAPLQQQLQEHGVTAVIGSGTSVFHTAAARHWLSVIRAIEQPARSDMVRLAALSPLIGWSAERLAADDGADTAELATMLQGLGRVFDEGGFAAMSQRLMSRMSVAERVLALRDGERALTDLVQVASLCNAEVMDSDCGLSALGEWLADRIADTTRWQRHEDQTRRLDRDTQAVQIMTVHRSKGLQFPIVYVPFAWDGARNSNRATFTFHDDAGERVLDVGGKEAPGYRSRWARHETESAGEELRLLYVALTRAQSQVVLWWAPAYFTRISALHRMLFGRKDGSSAVPESFDVPDEDTCGRVLTGYATADGAIRVEVAGRDGDSRIEPLPPRRPAEGLGVALFDRSIDQSWRRTSYSAIVAGAGHGHLPLLGSGSEADDDLIADEPVPDVERIPAETAPASGTPSLMNGMPFGAAFGTLVHETLEYVDTDAPDMAGHVRDLCRTSIERRMVDVDVDLLAAALVGVLTTPLGFGDLWQIRPRDRLAELDFEFPLTDPRADGSSRSAVSMSAVADLMDRHLPADDPLAGYSDRLRELPPQRLRGYLTGSIDSVLRTPDGRFVVVDYKTNRLRPGDLTAEDFDRDAMATEMIAANYPLQALLYSVALHRYLRWRVRDYRTADHLGPVQYHFVRGMIGPDTPAGCGVFEWHVPPALVEDVSDLLAEGTS, from the coding sequence ATGACAGCCACTCCCACGCCGTTCGATGTGACGGCACCGCTGCCCGCGGGGACCACCGTCCTCGAGGCGAGTGCGGGTACCGGCAAGACCTTCGCGATCGTCGGCCTGGGCGCACGGTTCATCGCCGAGGGCGTGCCCATCGACAAGCTCTTGCTGGTCACCTTCAGCCGGGCGGCCACCGCCGAACTCCGCGAGCGCATGCGTGATCGCGTCGCCGAACTCGTGGCCGCACTGTCCGATCCGGCAGCGTGCGGCGCACACCCGGACCCGCTGGTCCGATACTTGGCCGACGGGGTGCCGGCCGATGTCGCGCTCCGCCGCGAACGACTCGCGCGTGCCCTCTCGGATTTCGACGCGTCCACCATCGCGACCACGCACACCTTCTGTAACCGCATGCTCGACGCGCTGGGCTTCCTGGGCGAGCGTGAACTCGTCCACGAGATCGTCGAGGACGTCGACGATCTCGTCGATGAGGCGGCACTCGACCTGTACATCCGGGGATACGCGGGCTCCGACGCGCCGGACATCGCGCCGGCCGACGCCACCGCGATCGCCCGCGACGCCGTACGCCAGCCCGCCGCCGCGCTCGCACCCTCGTCGGCCGACCTCGGCGGCTCCACCGGAGCGACCGCGACCGTCGCGATCCGGCGCGCCCGGTTCGCCGCGCGCATCCGTGAGATCATCGAGGACCGAAAGCGGTTGTCCCGCCTGCGAACCTACGATGACCTGCAGATGATCCTGTTTCGCATCGTCACCGATCCGGTGGTCGGCGAAGCGGCGTGCGCACGCATCCGTGCGTCGTTCGAGGCGGTGCTGGTCGACGAGTTCCAGGACACCGACCCACAACAGTGGGAGATCGTGCGGCGCTGCTTCCACCAGCACCGCACGCTGGTGCTGGTGGGTGATCCGAAGCAATCGATCTACGGCTTCCGCGGCGCCGAGGTCCTGGCCTACCTGCAGGCGGTGACCTCGGCCGACGCCCTACGCGCCCTCGACGTGAACCGCCGGTCCGACGGTGCGCTGGTGGATGCGCTCGGGAGGCTCTACGGCGGTGCCGAACTCGGCCACCCGCAGATCCTGGTGCACGACGTCACGGCGGCCCGCGCGGGCAGCCGGATTCGCGGCGTGCCCCCCGTGCGTCTGCGGGCGTTTCCGCGGGCGGCGTTCCCGGTCACGGGCGCCAGCGGTTTCGCCTCCGTCGGCGACGTGCGTGACCGGGTGATCGCGGACGTCGCTGCCGACATCGCGGGGCTGCTCGCCTCGAACACCACCATCGAGGTCGACGGGGTGACCCGGCCAGTCGAACCGGGCGACGTCGCCGTACTGGTCACCCTCAACAAGACCGTCGCCCCGCTCCAACAGCAACTCCAGGAACACGGAGTGACGGCCGTCATCGGGTCGGGCACCAGCGTTTTCCACACGGCGGCGGCCCGGCACTGGCTGTCGGTGATCCGCGCGATCGAACAACCCGCACGCTCAGACATGGTGCGGCTCGCGGCGCTCAGCCCCCTGATCGGCTGGTCGGCCGAGCGTCTGGCCGCCGACGACGGCGCGGACACGGCAGAACTCGCGACCATGCTGCAAGGCCTGGGCAGGGTGTTCGACGAGGGTGGTTTCGCGGCGATGTCCCAACGACTGATGAGCCGGATGTCGGTGGCCGAACGGGTGCTGGCACTGCGGGACGGCGAGCGCGCGCTGACGGACCTGGTCCAGGTGGCATCGCTGTGCAACGCCGAGGTCATGGACAGCGACTGCGGACTGAGTGCACTCGGCGAATGGCTCGCCGACCGCATCGCCGACACCACACGCTGGCAGCGCCACGAAGACCAGACGCGTCGGCTGGACCGTGACACCCAGGCGGTGCAGATCATGACCGTGCACCGCAGCAAGGGACTGCAGTTCCCCATCGTGTACGTGCCGTTCGCATGGGACGGGGCACGCAACTCGAACCGGGCGACGTTCACCTTCCACGACGACGCCGGCGAACGGGTCCTCGACGTCGGTGGCAAGGAGGCGCCGGGTTACCGGTCGCGGTGGGCACGGCACGAGACCGAATCGGCCGGTGAGGAACTCCGACTGCTCTACGTCGCGCTCACCCGTGCCCAGTCCCAGGTGGTGCTCTGGTGGGCGCCCGCCTACTTCACCAGGATCTCGGCGCTGCATCGGATGTTGTTCGGCCGCAAGGACGGTTCGTCGGCGGTCCCGGAATCCTTCGACGTCCCCGACGAGGACACGTGTGGCCGGGTGCTGACCGGTTATGCCACCGCCGACGGCGCGATCCGGGTGGAGGTGGCAGGACGTGACGGCGACAGCCGGATCGAGCCGCTGCCGCCACGACGCCCCGCGGAGGGTCTCGGCGTCGCCCTGTTCGACCGATCGATCGATCAGAGTTGGCGCCGCACATCGTATTCCGCGATCGTTGCGGGCGCAGGACACGGGCACCTGCCACTCCTCGGGTCCGGTAGTGAGGCCGACGACGATCTGATCGCCGACGAGCCGGTGCCGGATGTCGAGCGCATCCCGGCGGAGACTGCACCCGCGTCGGGAACGCCGTCGCTGATGAACGGGATGCCGTTCGGCGCGGCCTTCGGCACGCTCGTCCACGAGACCCTCGAATACGTAGACACCGACGCCCCGGACATGGCCGGGCATGTCCGTGACCTGTGCCGCACGTCGATCGAGCGCAGGATGGTCGACGTCGATGTCGATCTGCTGGCAGCGGCACTCGTCGGTGTCCTCACCACGCCGCTCGGCTTCGGCGACCTGTGGCAGATCCGACCGCGAGACCGGCTGGCCGAGCTCGACTTCGAGTTCCCGCTGACCGACCCGCGTGCGGATGGGTCCTCGCGATCTGCGGTGTCGATGAGCGCGGTCGCCGACCTGATGGACAGGCACCTGCCCGCCGACGACCCGCTCGCCGGCTACAGCGATCGGCTACGTGAGCTGCCGCCGCAACGACTCCGCGGTTACCTGACGGGCAGCATCGACTCGGTGCTGCGTACGCCGGACGGCCGTTTCGTGGTCGTCGACTACAAGACGAACCGGTTGCGGCCGGGCGACCTCACTGCCGAGGACTTCGACCGTGATGCCATGGCCACCGAGATGATCGCCGCCAACTATCCGCTCCAGGCTCTGTTGTATTCCGTTGCACTGCATCGCTATCTGCGATGGCGGGTGCGGGACTACCGGACAGCCGATCATCTCGGACCGGTGCAGTACCACTTCGTCCGCGGAATGATCGGACCCGACACCCCGGCCGGCTGCGGCGTGTTCGAATGGCACGTGCCGCCCGCGCTGGTCGAAGATGTCTCGGATCTCCTGGCGGAGGGCACATCATGA
- the recC gene encoding exodeoxyribonuclease V subunit gamma, producing MFHLHRAERTDALADALADVLITPLPDPMSAEIVSVPAAGVERWLQQRLATRLGAAGRADGVAANLDFLSPAELTDTALGDALSADGPGGPGHRRGRSRAGEPWRPAAMTWPVLRVLDEMIDDPRLAILARHVGADGRPDPDEHRRGRRYATARQIAQLFDGYGRQRPAMLGDWARGGDSDGVGEPVPADLAWQPDFWRAVRREIGAPHPAESLAESCAVLRAEPGATDLPERLSVFGPTRVTESLRQVLGALAVHRDVHVFVPHPSPALWDALTTSVSADAGPRRADHRPPVLRHPVLAGLSRDVQELQRRVAPMADRVTHHVPEPGPVHETLLTAVQSGIRDDHLADGILPPDDSVEIHSCHGPERQVEVLRDRLLHLFAADPTLQPRDVLVMCPDVETFAPLIRGAFGQPGLGHPAFELRVRLADRGLRHTNPILDVVAAVVEMGAGRVTAGAVLDLLGRPPVRQRFDMTDDDLEIIREWLVGSNIRWAIDDSQRSRFGLSGFGQGTFAAGLDRIMLGAVAEESDGEWLDTALPLAGVESTEIDLAGRFAEFIARLSATLEAVAGAHPPDLWVDIVVGAIDALARPDRDEEWQRAQAIRSISAVFDDAHTDDREVAAPLLRLGDIRDLVAGLVAAVPTRANFRTGELTVCSMVPMRSVPHRVIVLLGVDADAFPRTLRVDGDDILGRAPLIGERNPRDEDRQLFLDAICAAQEHLLVFYSGADPVSGRRIPPAVVVSELGDAVRALTGGDERSCTIVHTLHGFDELNFRAGAVPGVAGPFSFDTALLAGARALGTDPARAPFIAEVRVPAVGDDVDLDSLITFLTNPIEGFVRQRLGTRVPDEERPHPDQLDVALAPLDRWGIGDRFLSRMLGGADLASCQAAELRRGTLPPFAFGTRELQTISVDVEAVFAAVAPARSGRPVTSDVVVPLPDGRRLSGTVGDIFAGTMVTATYSKLRAKQRLVAWVRLLAIAAARQAGDRGLPDVRAALVVGRGRRSGVARSLFAVPDDPAAVLAALIAIRDVGLQRVLPLPLDPAAEFADHHQRTGRADRALPAARKAFGGDFGAGRDRHVRLAYAGDVTATTDFDALLAESIPADGRWCGIDLPGEPGDAVFTGLARLVWEPLIEFETRT from the coding sequence ATGTTCCACCTGCACCGCGCCGAGCGCACCGATGCGCTCGCCGATGCGCTCGCCGACGTGCTGATCACGCCGCTGCCCGATCCGATGAGCGCCGAGATCGTGTCGGTGCCCGCCGCCGGTGTCGAACGCTGGCTGCAGCAGCGCCTCGCCACCCGGCTCGGTGCGGCCGGACGCGCCGACGGTGTGGCGGCGAACCTCGACTTCCTCTCGCCCGCGGAACTGACCGACACCGCCCTCGGCGATGCGCTGTCCGCCGACGGACCCGGTGGACCGGGGCATCGGCGAGGCCGCTCACGCGCCGGCGAACCCTGGCGGCCCGCCGCGATGACGTGGCCCGTCCTGCGCGTTCTCGACGAGATGATCGACGATCCGCGACTGGCGATCCTCGCCCGGCACGTCGGGGCCGATGGCCGCCCCGATCCCGACGAACACCGTCGGGGCAGGCGATATGCGACGGCCCGACAGATCGCGCAGCTCTTCGACGGCTACGGCCGACAGCGACCCGCGATGCTCGGCGACTGGGCGCGCGGCGGCGACTCCGACGGAGTGGGCGAACCCGTCCCCGCCGACCTGGCATGGCAGCCCGACTTCTGGCGGGCGGTGCGTCGTGAGATCGGCGCGCCGCATCCGGCCGAGTCGCTGGCGGAGTCGTGCGCGGTGCTGCGCGCCGAGCCCGGCGCGACGGACCTGCCGGAACGGCTCTCGGTGTTCGGGCCGACCCGCGTCACCGAGTCGTTGCGCCAGGTGCTCGGGGCGCTCGCCGTCCATCGCGATGTCCACGTGTTCGTCCCACATCCGAGTCCGGCCCTGTGGGACGCGCTGACCACGTCCGTGAGTGCCGATGCAGGCCCGCGTCGCGCCGACCACCGACCACCGGTCCTGCGGCATCCGGTCCTCGCCGGCCTCTCGCGTGACGTCCAGGAACTCCAGCGTCGGGTCGCGCCGATGGCGGACCGGGTGACGCATCACGTTCCCGAGCCGGGTCCGGTGCACGAGACCCTGTTGACCGCTGTGCAGTCGGGCATCCGCGACGATCACCTCGCCGACGGGATCCTCCCGCCCGACGACTCGGTCGAGATCCACTCCTGCCACGGTCCGGAACGGCAGGTGGAGGTCCTCCGGGACCGACTGCTGCATCTGTTCGCCGCCGACCCGACCCTGCAACCTCGCGACGTGCTCGTCATGTGCCCTGATGTCGAGACCTTCGCTCCGCTCATCCGGGGGGCGTTCGGTCAGCCGGGACTGGGTCATCCCGCTTTCGAGCTCAGGGTGCGACTCGCCGATCGCGGTCTGCGACACACCAACCCGATCCTCGACGTGGTGGCTGCGGTGGTGGAGATGGGCGCCGGACGCGTCACCGCCGGCGCCGTCCTCGATCTGCTCGGACGCCCACCTGTCCGGCAGCGTTTCGACATGACCGACGACGATCTGGAGATCATTCGGGAATGGCTGGTGGGCAGCAACATCCGCTGGGCGATCGACGATTCCCAGCGATCCCGGTTCGGGTTGTCGGGCTTCGGGCAGGGCACCTTTGCCGCCGGGCTCGATCGGATCATGCTCGGCGCGGTCGCCGAGGAGTCCGATGGCGAGTGGCTCGACACCGCGCTGCCGCTGGCGGGCGTCGAGAGCACCGAGATCGATCTGGCCGGTCGATTCGCCGAGTTCATCGCACGGCTGTCGGCGACACTGGAAGCGGTGGCCGGCGCCCATCCGCCGGACCTGTGGGTCGACATCGTGGTGGGTGCGATCGACGCGCTCGCGCGTCCCGATCGTGACGAGGAATGGCAACGGGCCCAGGCGATCCGGTCGATCAGCGCGGTGTTCGACGATGCGCACACCGACGATCGGGAGGTCGCGGCGCCGCTGCTGCGGCTCGGCGACATCCGGGACCTCGTCGCCGGTCTGGTCGCGGCCGTGCCCACCCGGGCGAACTTCCGCACCGGCGAACTCACCGTCTGCTCGATGGTGCCGATGCGCTCGGTCCCGCATCGGGTGATCGTCCTGTTGGGCGTCGACGCCGACGCGTTCCCGCGCACCCTGCGCGTCGACGGTGACGACATCCTCGGCCGCGCTCCGCTGATCGGTGAACGGAATCCTCGCGACGAAGATCGTCAACTGTTCCTGGACGCGATCTGCGCCGCGCAGGAGCACCTGCTGGTGTTCTACAGCGGCGCGGATCCGGTGTCCGGCCGGCGTATTCCGCCTGCGGTCGTGGTCAGTGAGCTCGGCGACGCGGTGCGTGCACTGACCGGGGGAGACGAGCGGTCGTGCACGATCGTGCACACCCTGCACGGGTTCGACGAGCTGAACTTCCGTGCGGGGGCGGTGCCCGGCGTGGCCGGTCCGTTCAGTTTCGACACCGCGCTGTTGGCCGGTGCCCGCGCCCTGGGCACCGATCCGGCCCGGGCCCCGTTCATCGCCGAGGTGCGTGTTCCGGCGGTGGGTGACGACGTCGACCTCGACTCCCTGATCACCTTCCTTACCAATCCGATCGAGGGTTTCGTACGTCAGCGACTCGGCACCCGGGTGCCCGACGAGGAACGCCCGCACCCCGACCAGCTCGACGTCGCGCTCGCACCCCTCGATCGTTGGGGGATCGGCGACCGGTTCCTGTCCCGCATGCTCGGCGGCGCTGATCTGGCGTCCTGCCAGGCGGCGGAGCTGCGCCGGGGTACGTTGCCGCCGTTCGCCTTCGGCACCCGCGAACTCCAGACCATCTCGGTCGACGTCGAGGCCGTGTTCGCCGCGGTGGCCCCGGCACGCTCCGGTCGCCCGGTGACTTCCGATGTGGTGGTCCCGCTGCCCGACGGCAGGCGGTTGTCCGGAACGGTGGGGGACATCTTCGCCGGCACGATGGTCACCGCGACGTACTCCAAACTGCGGGCGAAGCAACGCCTCGTCGCATGGGTTCGGCTGCTGGCCATCGCCGCGGCCCGACAGGCCGGGGACCGCGGACTCCCGGATGTACGTGCGGCACTCGTCGTCGGCCGGGGTCGCCGGAGCGGGGTGGCCCGATCGCTGTTCGCCGTCCCCGACGATCCCGCCGCGGTGCTCGCGGCCCTGATCGCGATCCGCGACGTCGGGTTGCAGCGTGTGCTTCCGCTGCCGCTGGACCCGGCCGCCGAGTTCGCCGATCATCACCAGCGAACCGGACGTGCGGATCGGGCGCTGCCGGCGGCCCGTAAGGCCTTCGGCGGCGACTTCGGTGCGGGGCGTGATCGTCACGTGCGTCTGGCATACGCCGGCGATGTCACCGCGACAACGGATTTCGACGCGCTGCTGGCCGAGAGCATTCCCGCAGACGGCCGATGGTGCGGAATCGATCTGCCGGGCGAACCGGGTGACGCGGTGTTCACCGGACTCGCCCGGCTGGTCTGGGAACCCCTGATCGAATTCGAGACGCGCACATGA
- a CDS encoding acyl-CoA thioesterase, with amino-acid sequence MADQYLDVPIQLRFGDMDINHHINNVQFARIFEECRVRSFASWLADRPAGFSVLVARQDIVFTAVLEYSYEPVIVRSCVSRIGNTSFTLSLTLIDPAGTTCAVAETTMVSVNTDTGRPTPVPDAVRAVLAAHLVADAGLPVRP; translated from the coding sequence GTGGCCGACCAATATCTCGATGTCCCGATCCAGCTGCGCTTCGGCGACATGGACATCAACCACCACATCAACAACGTGCAATTCGCACGGATCTTCGAGGAGTGCCGGGTCCGCTCGTTCGCGTCCTGGCTGGCGGACCGGCCTGCCGGGTTCTCGGTGCTGGTGGCGCGACAGGACATCGTGTTCACCGCCGTCCTGGAGTATTCGTATGAACCGGTGATCGTCCGGTCGTGCGTGAGCCGGATCGGCAACACCTCGTTCACGTTGTCGCTCACGCTGATCGATCCGGCGGGGACCACGTGCGCGGTCGCGGAGACCACCATGGTCTCGGTGAACACCGACACCGGCCGTCCGACACCGGTCCCCGACGCGGTGCGGGCGGTATTGGCTGCCCACCTCGTCGCCGACGCCGGGCTTCCCGTCAGGCCCTGA
- a CDS encoding GNAT family N-acetyltransferase has translation MILETVRLRLRPVTMSDVDALVDLDSDPAVMRYVSGGAATSREEIENWVLPRAQAEHRAHRTGMWTAVDRTTSTFRGWFLLRAPRHSNQPELELSYRLRRDAWNQGLATEAARALMTMSFQEISTDRIFASTMAANMASRRVMEKIGMRLSAIRMSDDELIFGAGGGEVEYELLRSHWETTTMRWSTPSAPSWRPVAPAGWSYRHGPLSDLTA, from the coding sequence GTGATCCTGGAGACCGTCCGGTTACGGCTACGACCGGTCACGATGTCCGATGTCGACGCCCTCGTGGATCTCGACAGCGACCCCGCGGTGATGCGCTACGTCAGCGGTGGCGCGGCCACCTCCCGCGAGGAGATCGAGAACTGGGTCCTCCCCCGCGCACAGGCCGAACACCGTGCTCATCGCACCGGCATGTGGACCGCCGTCGACCGCACCACCTCGACCTTTCGTGGATGGTTCCTGCTGCGCGCGCCGCGGCACAGCAACCAGCCCGAACTCGAACTGAGTTACCGACTGCGTCGCGATGCCTGGAACCAGGGCCTGGCCACCGAGGCCGCGCGCGCCCTGATGACGATGTCTTTCCAGGAGATATCCACCGACCGCATCTTCGCCAGCACCATGGCCGCCAACATGGCGTCGCGACGCGTGATGGAGAAGATCGGGATGCGGCTCTCCGCGATCCGCATGTCGGACGACGAACTGATCTTCGGTGCCGGCGGTGGTGAGGTCGAATACGAACTGCTGCGCAGCCACTGGGAGACCACCACCATGCGCTGGTCGACGCCCTCGGCGCCCTCGTGGCGACCCGTCGCACCGGCCGGCTGGTCGTATCGACACGGACCGCTCTCGGACCTCACCGCCTGA